From the Bacillota bacterium genome, one window contains:
- a CDS encoding PFL family protein has product MLTIEEILETIKMVQEENLDIRTITMGISLRDCSDADHKAAGRKIYDKITRLAGSLVQAGEEISREYGLPIVNKRISVTPIALVAEASSAENYMEYAYALEKAAQEVGVNFIGGFSALVHKGFTGGDLKLIQSIPQALSETERVCASVNVATSRTGINMDAIYMLSRVIRETAKLTGDRDSIGCAKLVVFANVPEDNPFMAGAFHGIGEPDCVINTGVSGPGVVKSAISRVGDADLGELSETIKKTAFKITRMGELVGRAAAKKLGVPFGIVDVSLAPTPAVGDSVAEILEEMGLERCGAPGSTAALALLNDAVKKGGAMASSYVGGLSGAFIPVSEDAGMIRAVNDKALNLEKLEAMTAVCSVGLDMIAVPGNTSEETIAAIIADEAAIGVFNNKTTAVRIIPAYGKKVGDSVEFGGLLGRAPIMAVNKFKAEKFVRRGGRIPAPIHSLRN; this is encoded by the coding sequence TTGCTTACTATTGAAGAAATCCTGGAAACGATCAAGATGGTCCAGGAAGAAAATCTCGATATCCGGACCATTACGATGGGTATAAGCCTGCGCGACTGCAGCGATGCCGACCACAAAGCAGCGGGCAGAAAAATTTATGACAAGATCACCCGCTTAGCTGGTTCGCTGGTTCAGGCCGGTGAAGAAATTTCACGTGAATATGGGCTGCCCATTGTTAATAAGCGTATTTCGGTGACCCCGATAGCACTCGTCGCCGAAGCGAGTTCTGCTGAAAACTACATGGAATATGCCTACGCCCTTGAGAAAGCAGCACAAGAGGTGGGTGTTAATTTTATTGGCGGATTCTCCGCTTTGGTGCACAAGGGATTCACCGGAGGCGATTTGAAGCTGATACAATCGATCCCGCAGGCTTTGAGCGAAACAGAACGGGTCTGCGCTTCGGTAAACGTGGCAACTTCGCGAACCGGGATCAATATGGATGCAATCTACATGCTCAGCAGGGTGATCAGGGAGACGGCGAAACTGACAGGTGATCGCGATAGTATCGGCTGTGCGAAACTGGTAGTATTTGCCAATGTTCCCGAGGATAATCCCTTTATGGCCGGGGCGTTCCACGGAATCGGCGAACCGGATTGCGTGATCAATACCGGGGTAAGCGGACCGGGCGTGGTAAAAAGTGCGATCAGCCGTGTTGGTGATGCCGACCTGGGTGAACTTTCTGAAACGATTAAGAAAACAGCGTTTAAGATAACCCGCATGGGCGAACTTGTTGGTCGGGCGGCGGCGAAAAAACTGGGTGTTCCTTTCGGTATTGTCGATGTATCACTGGCCCCTACACCGGCTGTCGGTGATAGTGTGGCAGAGATCCTTGAGGAGATGGGTCTTGAAAGGTGCGGCGCTCCCGGTTCGACAGCCGCCCTGGCTTTGCTGAATGATGCGGTTAAAAAGGGCGGAGCCATGGCATCTTCTTATGTGGGCGGTTTATCCGGGGCCTTTATCCCGGTCAGCGAAGATGCAGGGATGATCAGAGCTGTAAATGATAAAGCGCTGAACCTGGAAAAGCTGGAAGCGATGACCGCAGTTTGCTCTGTGGGTCTTGATATGATTGCGGTGCCCGGAAATACTTCGGAAGAAACTATTGCCGCCATTATCGCCGATGAAGCGGCCATCGGTGTATTTAATAATAAAACGACTGCGGTGAGAATAATACCGGCTTATGGCAAAAAAGTTGGAGATTCTGTTGAGTTTGGCGGTCTATTGGGGAGAGCACCGATCATGGCTGTAAATAAATTCAAGGCAGAGAAGTTTGTCAGGCGCGGCGGTCGCATCCCAGCCCCGATTCACAGCCTGCGCAACTAA
- a CDS encoding ACT domain-containing protein, whose product MNRLKALPGGNRVVITVIGPDRVGIIAAVATVLADNGVNILDISQTVMQEFFVMVLVADMAQAAVDLVTLKDLLAKKGEELKMRIDVQHEDIFNFMHRI is encoded by the coding sequence ATGAACCGGTTGAAAGCGCTTCCCGGAGGAAACAGGGTTGTCATTACCGTAATCGGCCCGGACCGGGTGGGGATTATTGCCGCTGTGGCAACAGTTCTCGCTGATAACGGGGTGAATATTCTCGATATCAGTCAGACAGTAATGCAGGAATTTTTTGTCATGGTCCTCGTGGCTGATATGGCCCAGGCAGCTGTTGATCTCGTTACACTGAAAGATCTGCTGGCGAAAAAAGGTGAAGAGTTAAAAATGAGAATTGATGTCCAGCATGAAGATATTTTCAACTTCATGCACCGGATTTAG
- a CDS encoding sodium:solute symporter family protein, whose product MELTALHAVGIVITLIAVFGIGIYSGRKVRTALDFSVSGRKAGSFLVMGTILGTLVGGASTIGTSQLAYLYGLSAWWFTLGGGIGCLIIAIFLVKPMRETRFETIPRFISSSYGTTAGVMAAVFVSLGMFINIMPQVFSSMALLSSMFALNLSLAALLTVALAILYVVFGGAWGTGLMGVSKIMLTCFAMIAAGFVAFLLSGGVSGITGYFPSYPWFSLFGRGVNTDLASAFALMVGVLSSQIYFQGIFCSRDLKAARNGALLSALLGPAIGLGGILVGLFMRMHYPGINPAHALPLFVLNHLPPWFAGIVLATLLLASIGTGAGLTLGVSTMFNRDIYLRLKPKADDKQVLTVFRISIIAVMSLALAVVLIVGNDVVILNWSYLSLGLRGATICFPLLAVIFLKGKISPGAGTLSVILGPSIVIIGTIIKLALNPLYIGLAASFLILAIDYLRNRGNHFIELE is encoded by the coding sequence ATGGAACTGACAGCGCTGCATGCAGTTGGTATTGTAATAACCCTGATTGCTGTATTTGGGATCGGCATCTACTCCGGCCGCAAAGTCCGGACTGCTCTCGATTTTTCTGTTAGCGGCCGCAAAGCCGGTTCATTCCTGGTTATGGGCACTATACTGGGCACTCTCGTCGGCGGCGCTTCAACCATCGGCACTTCGCAGCTGGCCTATCTATACGGTTTATCTGCCTGGTGGTTTACCCTGGGAGGCGGTATCGGATGCCTGATCATAGCCATCTTCCTGGTCAAGCCGATGCGAGAGACCAGGTTTGAAACAATTCCCCGGTTTATATCTTCCAGCTATGGCACAACTGCCGGGGTGATGGCCGCTGTCTTTGTATCCCTTGGAATGTTTATCAATATAATGCCCCAGGTGTTCTCTTCGATGGCCCTGCTGTCCTCAATGTTTGCCCTTAATCTGAGCCTGGCTGCTTTACTGACAGTTGCCCTGGCCATATTGTATGTTGTCTTCGGCGGAGCCTGGGGGACAGGCTTGATGGGCGTAAGTAAAATTATGCTCACCTGTTTTGCCATGATTGCTGCCGGGTTTGTAGCCTTTCTTCTCTCCGGAGGAGTTTCAGGGATCACCGGCTACTTCCCTTCATACCCCTGGTTCAGCCTCTTCGGCCGGGGAGTAAATACTGACCTCGCTTCAGCTTTTGCCCTCATGGTCGGTGTTCTTTCGAGCCAGATTTATTTTCAGGGTATATTTTGCAGCCGCGATTTAAAAGCAGCCCGTAACGGCGCCCTGTTGAGCGCTCTTCTCGGTCCGGCCATCGGACTCGGTGGAATCCTGGTCGGTCTTTTCATGCGGATGCACTATCCGGGTATAAATCCGGCTCATGCTCTGCCGCTCTTCGTACTGAATCATTTGCCACCCTGGTTTGCCGGAATTGTCCTGGCGACCCTGCTTCTGGCCTCAATCGGCACAGGAGCCGGCCTGACACTCGGGGTTAGCACCATGTTTAACCGGGATATCTATTTGCGGCTAAAACCGAAAGCAGACGATAAACAGGTTTTAACCGTTTTCCGGATATCTATCATAGCAGTCATGTCTTTGGCCCTGGCAGTTGTCCTCATCGTGGGCAATGATGTGGTTATTCTTAACTGGAGCTACCTTTCCCTTGGACTGCGGGGAGCAACAATCTGCTTTCCCCTGCTTGCCGTAATCTTCCTGAAAGGAAAAATTTCCCCCGGGGCTGGCACTCTGTCGGTAATCCTCGGTCCATCGATTGTTATAATCGGGACTATCATTAAATTAGCCTTGAACCCGCTGTATATCGGCCTGGCAGCCAGTTTTCTTATTCTGGCTATTGATTATCTGCGAAACAGGGGAAACCATTTTATAGAGCTGGAGTAA
- a CDS encoding Hsp20/alpha crystallin family protein, translating into MRDLIRRANNNEMDRIRSGIDSVFADAFFRNWPSGGQGAFPPVDLFNTEGSLVALINLPGVDINEVEVTTNNDTLTISGEIKFEVGEGELLWQERTGGKFYRSFKLPVPIKADSVDASYKAGVLRIEMPKIDELKSRTIKIKEAK; encoded by the coding sequence ATGAGGGATCTGATTAGAAGAGCAAACAACAATGAAATGGATCGGATCCGTTCAGGAATCGATTCGGTGTTTGCAGATGCTTTCTTCCGTAACTGGCCATCCGGCGGGCAGGGAGCATTTCCACCCGTTGATCTTTTCAACACAGAAGGTTCACTGGTGGCCCTGATAAACCTGCCAGGGGTTGATATCAATGAAGTGGAAGTTACAACCAACAATGATACCCTGACCATTTCGGGTGAAATTAAATTTGAAGTGGGCGAGGGCGAACTGCTCTGGCAGGAAAGGACAGGAGGCAAGTTCTATCGAAGCTTCAAGCTGCCGGTTCCGATCAAAGCCGATTCTGTTGACGCAAGCTATAAAGCCGGAGTCCTGCGTATCGAAATGCCCAAGATCGACGAGCTAAAAAGCAGGACGATCAAGATCAAAGAAGCCAAGTAA
- a CDS encoding penicillin acylase family protein, which translates to MKRKWPVIVLFVLLLVIVILAAVITFIARGGLPKTSGVISAGVNEPVEIYRDQYGVPHIIAASMEDLFFAQGYAQAQDRLWQMDMSRRGVGGKLSEILGEEFIETDLFTLTVGFYRAAEKNYQLFDPETLALFEAYSAGVNAFIEENYNRLSPEFILLGYKPELWTPIDSLAIGVYMSWYLGSNMQTELFHTALIEHVGFGLASEIFPDYPDYGPVIISSSEKENRAETNLTVSNRVQSLIELSRIAELNGQTRYVPGLGSNNWVISGDLASGKGAILANDMHLAMGLPSIWHTAHLVVEDRLNITGVVFPGVPGIIVGFNEYIAWGFTNTGPDVQDLYVLELNPDDPKQYLYMDEWVDAEIVIEEFSVKGENEPRQIEVMISRFGPVISSVVDLEIPLSLKWTALEGTREFAAILGYMEARNWEEFTEALEDFATPTQNMVYADREGNIGYRANGLIPIRRSGNGLLPADGTTDQHEWIGYIPYDELPTLYNPPGGIIVTANHRVVDDDYPYFITASWAPPYRAMSIWREYEGQSSFTLEDMIKGQSSLYNTQAEILGPVLVGALERAELSDKEAAVLELFRAWLDEPLEPADSVGPSIYNTLYMNLLEMTFSDEMGEELYERFLVQRASTNAFDRMLLSGESGWFNDVNTESVENRDDIILNAFRASVSYLDEEIGGEPTGWQWGKLHTITFKHNLGSVALLARFYNRGPDPVGGSFHTPANMSYQLTEPFRVTHSAPWRYMVDMTDRRAFDALAIGNSGHFLSKHYDDQHQMWLDGEYKEMIFEVDDVKTLKEKLTLEPR; encoded by the coding sequence ATGAAGCGAAAATGGCCGGTTATAGTTTTGTTTGTCCTTTTGCTGGTAATAGTTATTCTGGCGGCGGTAATTACTTTTATTGCTCGCGGCGGTCTGCCAAAGACAAGCGGAGTTATTTCTGCCGGGGTAAATGAACCGGTTGAAATCTACCGGGATCAGTATGGCGTGCCGCATATCATTGCCGCTTCTATGGAAGACCTCTTTTTTGCCCAGGGGTATGCCCAGGCTCAGGACCGCTTGTGGCAAATGGATATGAGCAGGCGGGGTGTTGGGGGGAAACTGTCTGAAATCCTCGGTGAAGAGTTTATTGAAACCGATCTATTTACCCTGACGGTCGGATTTTACCGGGCAGCCGAAAAAAATTATCAACTGTTCGACCCGGAGACCCTCGCTTTGTTTGAAGCCTACTCTGCGGGAGTTAATGCATTCATTGAGGAAAACTATAATCGCCTCTCCCCGGAATTTATTTTGCTGGGATACAAACCGGAGCTGTGGACGCCCATAGACAGCCTGGCCATAGGCGTTTATATGTCCTGGTACCTGGGGAGTAACATGCAGACTGAACTATTTCATACAGCCCTGATTGAGCATGTCGGCTTTGGACTTGCTTCGGAAATTTTTCCTGATTACCCGGATTACGGGCCTGTTATTATTTCCTCATCAGAAAAAGAGAATAGAGCCGAAACAAATTTAACCGTGAGTAATCGAGTCCAATCATTAATAGAGTTGTCCCGTATTGCCGAATTGAATGGGCAAACGAGGTATGTACCGGGATTAGGCTCAAACAACTGGGTGATCAGCGGAGACCTTGCTTCCGGCAAGGGTGCCATACTGGCCAACGACATGCACCTGGCCATGGGACTGCCTTCAATCTGGCATACTGCTCACCTTGTAGTGGAGGACCGGCTTAATATTACCGGAGTTGTTTTTCCGGGTGTGCCCGGCATCATTGTAGGCTTCAATGAATATATCGCCTGGGGCTTTACAAACACCGGCCCGGATGTGCAGGATTTATACGTTCTGGAATTAAATCCTGATGATCCCAAGCAGTACCTCTACATGGATGAATGGGTTGATGCAGAAATCGTCATTGAAGAGTTTTCGGTCAAAGGAGAAAATGAACCGCGGCAGATTGAAGTGATGATCTCCCGGTTTGGGCCGGTCATCAGCAGTGTTGTTGACCTGGAGATACCTTTATCCCTTAAGTGGACTGCCCTTGAAGGAACACGGGAATTCGCGGCAATCCTCGGTTACATGGAAGCGAGAAACTGGGAAGAGTTTACAGAGGCACTTGAAGACTTCGCCACACCAACCCAAAACATGGTCTACGCTGACAGGGAGGGTAATATAGGTTACAGGGCTAACGGTCTTATTCCGATCCGCCGCAGTGGAAACGGTTTGCTGCCGGCAGATGGAACAACAGATCAGCATGAATGGATAGGATATATCCCCTATGATGAACTCCCTACTTTGTATAACCCTCCGGGGGGTATTATTGTAACCGCTAACCACCGGGTAGTTGATGATGATTATCCATATTTTATTACCGCCTCCTGGGCGCCACCATACCGGGCAATGAGTATCTGGCGGGAATATGAAGGCCAATCCAGCTTTACTCTTGAAGATATGATTAAAGGACAGAGCAGCCTTTACAACACTCAGGCAGAAATCCTGGGACCAGTCCTTGTTGGCGCTCTGGAAAGGGCAGAGCTCAGTGATAAAGAAGCTGCTGTGCTGGAACTTTTCAGGGCCTGGCTGGATGAGCCTTTAGAGCCAGCCGATTCGGTTGGTCCTTCAATATACAACACACTGTACATGAATCTTCTTGAAATGACTTTTTCCGATGAAATGGGTGAAGAACTATACGAGCGTTTTCTCGTTCAGAGAGCGAGCACAAATGCTTTCGACCGGATGCTGCTAAGCGGTGAATCGGGCTGGTTCAATGATGTAAATACCGAAAGCGTTGAAAACAGGGATGACATAATTCTTAATGCATTCAGGGCTTCCGTCTCCTATCTGGATGAAGAGATCGGCGGGGAGCCAACCGGATGGCAGTGGGGCAAGCTTCATACGATCACTTTCAAGCATAATTTAGGTTCGGTAGCCCTGTTGGCTCGGTTCTATAACCGTGGTCCCGATCCGGTGGGCGGAAGTTTTCACACCCCGGCAAACATGAGCTACCAGCTCACCGAACCCTTCAGAGTTACCCATTCGGCTCCCTGGCGCTATATGGTCGACATGACGGACCGTCGGGCTTTTGATGCCCTGGCTATAGGAAATTCAGGTCATTTCTTAAGCAAACATTACGATGACCAGCATCAAATGTGGCTTGATGGTGAATATAAAGAAATGATTTTTGAGGTCGACGACGTTAAAACTTTGAAAGAAAAACTTACACTTGAGCCGCGCTAG
- a CDS encoding ATP-dependent 6-phosphofructokinase, producing the protein MTRKIALITGGGDCPGINAFLASVVRRGNSEYGVEFIGVRNAFAGLAADNLDDHLLYLDTAKVIGLENRSSTILESSRFNPFTDENEAKGYPDIILNNLKRLGVDGILGTGGNDTLLSALRFENRGLPTVMAPKSIDNDVSGTDVMIGFRTAIFFGAQAARSTADSARAHRRISLVEVMGRQAGWLALEIGVASGADLITIPERPVNLREFCAQVDQLYKERQYVNLVVAEGTSISCSDPVILKAQQESAVVKSLLEETPEVDTFGNPKLGGISQILRRVLRIELGLKKIEEVRTTDLGFTLRGLAPVADDIILGTRFGIRAADILLGENRSGVMVGIRGLEIADVPYEDALKPKTVNRSDRELKALGVFISSTCHPTNKS; encoded by the coding sequence ATGACCCGCAAAATTGCATTAATAACCGGCGGGGGAGATTGTCCGGGAATAAACGCTTTTCTTGCCTCAGTTGTCCGCAGGGGTAACAGTGAGTATGGCGTGGAGTTTATTGGAGTCAGGAACGCTTTTGCTGGTTTAGCTGCCGATAACCTGGATGACCACCTCTTATACCTGGATACGGCTAAAGTGATAGGCCTGGAAAATCGATCGAGCACTATTTTGGAGTCATCCCGCTTTAACCCTTTTACCGATGAAAATGAGGCAAAGGGCTATCCTGATATAATATTGAACAACCTGAAGCGCCTTGGTGTAGATGGAATTCTGGGAACAGGCGGAAATGATACCCTGCTTTCTGCCCTCCGATTTGAAAACAGGGGGTTACCGACCGTGATGGCTCCCAAAAGTATTGACAATGATGTATCGGGCACCGATGTGATGATCGGTTTCCGCACGGCAATCTTCTTCGGAGCTCAGGCTGCAAGAAGCACGGCGGATTCTGCACGGGCGCACAGACGTATCTCATTGGTCGAAGTAATGGGCAGACAGGCAGGATGGTTAGCCCTGGAAATTGGCGTTGCCTCCGGGGCAGATTTGATCACCATACCCGAACGCCCGGTAAACCTTCGCGAGTTTTGTGCGCAAGTAGACCAACTTTATAAAGAACGTCAGTATGTCAACCTGGTTGTGGCTGAAGGAACCAGCATATCCTGCAGCGATCCGGTTATTTTGAAAGCCCAACAGGAAAGTGCTGTTGTCAAATCACTGTTGGAAGAAACGCCGGAAGTTGACACCTTTGGCAATCCAAAGCTGGGCGGCATTTCGCAGATATTACGCAGGGTGCTGAGAATTGAACTGGGGCTAAAGAAAATTGAAGAGGTAAGGACTACCGATTTAGGATTTACCTTAAGAGGGCTTGCCCCGGTAGCTGATGATATCATCCTGGGCACCCGCTTCGGGATCAGGGCAGCTGATATCCTGCTTGGCGAAAACCGCTCTGGTGTAATGGTCGGCATCCGGGGGCTTGAAATAGCAGATGTGCCCTATGAGGATGCTCTAAAACCGAAAACCGTCAACCGCTCCGACCGCGAACTGAAGGCGCTGGGTGTCTTCATCTCCTCAACCTGTCACCCAACCAACAAATCATAA
- a CDS encoding (Fe-S)-binding protein has protein sequence MAEVNMEQLLNCALCPNMCRCECPAVQTLGREAVAPAGKARIAAMLNVGHLEWNEELLEAVANCLGCRGCTIHCPFPELNLCDELLFTRLEEKGKGVTLPSWTPYLNNLKKYGSPYGQKPEESLKISNDSKIIFFAGCTSIANHPQSIEAAKYLFENAGISYQMIDEDCCGYPAETWGDIDLAKQLASENRRKMIESGAKVLVTNCPECWSVFTDRYAAWGFKLPLEIIDGPSYFLSLIRSEKLKPEELAIRKVSYHDPCIWARTAQKTEEPRETLKSIPGLKLEEPFASKELTRCCGGGRMFQLAFPKTANEIAKRRLAEFPAEATIVTACPFCREGLIQDDRQALELVELLAAACGKPK, from the coding sequence ATGGCAGAAGTAAATATGGAACAACTCCTAAACTGTGCGCTCTGCCCGAACATGTGCCGCTGTGAATGCCCGGCAGTGCAAACTCTCGGGCGCGAGGCTGTTGCCCCGGCAGGCAAGGCAAGGATTGCCGCCATGCTTAATGTAGGGCACCTGGAATGGAATGAAGAGCTGCTTGAAGCTGTAGCCAACTGCCTGGGCTGCCGCGGCTGCACCATCCACTGCCCCTTTCCTGAGTTGAACCTATGTGACGAGTTATTATTTACCCGCCTTGAAGAAAAGGGAAAAGGGGTAACCCTGCCTTCCTGGACTCCGTACCTGAACAACCTGAAAAAATACGGTAGTCCCTACGGGCAGAAACCGGAAGAGTCCTTAAAAATCTCAAACGATTCCAAGATAATCTTTTTTGCAGGATGTACTTCTATTGCTAATCATCCGCAATCAATCGAAGCAGCAAAGTACCTTTTTGAAAACGCGGGTATTTCATACCAGATGATTGATGAAGACTGCTGTGGATATCCGGCAGAAACATGGGGAGATATTGATCTGGCCAAACAGCTTGCTTCAGAGAATCGCAGAAAAATGATTGAAAGCGGGGCAAAAGTTCTGGTGACGAACTGCCCGGAATGCTGGTCTGTTTTCACTGATCGCTATGCTGCCTGGGGTTTTAAGCTTCCTTTGGAAATTATTGATGGGCCTTCATATTTTCTAAGCTTAATCCGATCTGAAAAACTAAAACCGGAGGAATTGGCTATCAGGAAAGTCAGTTACCATGATCCCTGTATCTGGGCCCGGACAGCCCAAAAAACAGAGGAGCCGAGAGAAACTTTAAAAAGCATTCCCGGCCTGAAATTAGAAGAACCTTTTGCATCAAAAGAACTTACCCGCTGCTGCGGCGGGGGCAGAATGTTTCAGCTTGCATTTCCAAAAACAGCCAACGAAATTGCCAAACGCCGCCTGGCTGAATTTCCCGCAGAGGCTACAATTGTAACTGCCTGTCCCTTCTGCCGGGAAGGCCTGATCCAGGACGATCGCCAGGCCCTCGAACTGGTTGAACTTCTCGCCGCTGCCTGCGGCAAACCAAAATAA
- a CDS encoding FAD-binding oxidoreductase, with amino-acid sequence MDRPDSTIIQEDMVSQSAIEKFTKEAAALIGEENVSVNRADLISTCRDYWPVNSIWMLNGEFPALPQVIIWPGNTDDVSKILSLANREKIPVTPYGEGSGALGGVIPLYGGAVLDMKKMNRIRDLDHDNLMVTVECGMNGALYEEELNRAGYTGGHFPQSLRCSSVGGWLACRAAGQFSTRYGKIEDMTVSLEAVLPDGTIFKGRAVPRTSTGPRVDHLFLGSEGILGVITAATLRIWPLPEKRYLNSYTFDSLESGLEAIRLFMRTGTRPAVVRLYDAQETGNHFPELGDKRPALILLFEGAEEIVNAEASLIDKIVFKQGALKSGSKHVEHWLEKRFNISLASMLFQKGAVLDTIEVSTNWHNAYSTYLTMQEALLKVEGTMLASGHYSHVYPEGTALYITTVGFPSGDKIDYYKKLWSGAMEACLKEGAAISHHHGVGLQRGLFMREEHGEGLEIIRRIKSALDPLGIMNPGKLGIGEVRKWQK; translated from the coding sequence ATGGACAGACCTGATAGCACTATAATTCAGGAAGACATGGTCAGCCAGTCTGCAATTGAGAAATTTACAAAGGAAGCAGCAGCATTGATCGGAGAAGAGAATGTCTCTGTTAACAGGGCAGATTTAATATCCACCTGCCGCGACTACTGGCCCGTGAACAGTATCTGGATGCTCAATGGCGAATTCCCTGCTCTCCCGCAGGTAATTATCTGGCCTGGTAATACAGATGATGTATCAAAGATACTGTCGCTTGCTAACAGGGAGAAAATACCTGTTACTCCTTACGGTGAAGGTTCGGGCGCCCTGGGAGGAGTAATACCCCTTTACGGTGGCGCCGTTCTTGACATGAAGAAAATGAACCGTATCCGGGACCTGGACCATGATAATTTAATGGTAACAGTAGAATGCGGAATGAATGGAGCGCTGTATGAAGAAGAGTTAAACCGGGCCGGCTACACCGGCGGCCATTTCCCCCAGTCCCTGCGGTGCTCCTCCGTAGGAGGCTGGCTTGCCTGCAGGGCTGCAGGGCAATTTTCAACCCGCTACGGTAAAATTGAAGATATGACCGTATCCCTGGAAGCTGTCCTTCCTGACGGGACGATCTTTAAAGGGCGCGCTGTTCCCCGGACATCAACGGGGCCGAGGGTAGATCACCTCTTTCTAGGTTCTGAGGGCATCCTGGGGGTAATCACTGCCGCAACTTTGCGGATCTGGCCCCTGCCGGAAAAGCGGTATTTAAATTCATATACTTTTGACAGCCTGGAAAGCGGTTTGGAAGCGATTCGTCTTTTCATGAGGACCGGTACCCGGCCGGCGGTGGTTCGCCTCTACGATGCCCAGGAAACGGGTAACCATTTTCCCGAACTTGGCGACAAGCGTCCCGCACTGATCTTGCTGTTCGAAGGGGCAGAGGAAATTGTTAATGCCGAAGCCTCTCTGATTGATAAAATAGTCTTTAAACAAGGAGCTTTGAAATCAGGTTCGAAGCATGTGGAGCACTGGCTTGAGAAACGCTTCAATATCAGTCTGGCCTCGATGTTATTTCAAAAAGGAGCTGTTTTGGACACTATAGAGGTCTCCACCAACTGGCATAACGCCTATTCAACATACCTGACTATGCAGGAAGCCTTATTAAAAGTAGAAGGGACTATGCTGGCTTCCGGTCATTACTCGCACGTTTATCCTGAAGGGACGGCGCTCTATATTACAACTGTGGGGTTTCCTTCGGGTGATAAAATTGATTACTATAAAAAATTATGGTCAGGGGCAATGGAAGCATGCCTGAAGGAAGGAGCGGCCATATCACACCACCACGGAGTTGGGCTGCAAAGAGGCTTATTTATGAGAGAAGAACATGGTGAGGGGTTGGAGATTATCCGGCGAATAAAAAGCGCTCTCGATCCCCTGGGGATAATGAATCCCGGCAAACTGGGCATCGGGGAGGTGCGGAAATGGCAGAAGTAA
- a CDS encoding ester cyclase, giving the protein MNEKEKERFKNAILEGWHKGNFEAWDEYYAPDCTFHKPPFADLPNLEAAKESTRESRNAYSNIKVDIPNIVFEGNLSTWQYAWKAKHTGQSPSLPIPPTNKDVTLVGCLINRWEGGKIVEEWEYSDYLGFLQQLGVIPPMG; this is encoded by the coding sequence ATGAATGAAAAAGAAAAAGAAAGGTTCAAAAATGCAATTCTGGAAGGATGGCATAAAGGTAACTTTGAGGCCTGGGACGAATATTATGCACCGGACTGCACATTTCACAAACCTCCTTTTGCTGATCTTCCAAACCTGGAAGCTGCCAAGGAATCAACCCGCGAATCCCGAAATGCATACTCCAATATCAAAGTTGACATCCCTAATATCGTATTCGAAGGAAATCTGAGCACCTGGCAGTATGCCTGGAAAGCTAAACATACAGGCCAGTCTCCGTCACTGCCAATTCCCCCAACCAACAAGGATGTAACCCTGGTAGGCTGTCTGATCAATCGTTGGGAAGGCGGTAAAATAGTCGAAGAATGGGAGTATTCTGATTATCTTGGATTTTTGCAGCAGCTGGGGGTAATTCCTCCTATGGGCTAA